A portion of the Pseudarthrobacter defluvii genome contains these proteins:
- a CDS encoding PrpF domain-containing protein, with amino-acid sequence MGLKGHWYRGGTSKCWLFDARDVALHAPTREDIPALLSAAFGAADARQLDGVGGGTSTTSKAAVIWATPGGEADLDYLFAQVGIGDPTVELGSNCGNCATAIALFAVQTGIVPARDGMTKVRMRHVTSGAVLSGAVPTPRGRIPKSGLARVPGSSAAGVPVSLSFHGPWGQNTGALLPTGNPVEQLQVNGRTLDATMVDAGAPAVLLAADQAGVDLSSMTDNLAAQLPDLIAARASAGLIMGLRKPEDPPQNAVPKVGVVAPAGDYTAADGTTISAGSHDVRVRMLSMLAPHPAIGLTSAVAVALAASQPSSVVAAAAGQSPSTGTGTPRLLRVGTPAGVITAEIITDDTGAVSEVALHRAARHIATADIDVAPAAELSA; translated from the coding sequence GTGGGACTCAAAGGACATTGGTACCGGGGCGGCACCAGCAAGTGCTGGCTCTTCGATGCCAGGGACGTGGCCCTCCACGCCCCCACCCGCGAGGACATCCCCGCACTGCTGTCAGCCGCTTTCGGCGCAGCGGATGCGCGGCAGCTGGACGGCGTGGGCGGCGGAACATCCACCACGTCAAAGGCTGCAGTCATCTGGGCAACCCCCGGCGGCGAAGCAGACCTCGACTACCTCTTCGCCCAGGTGGGGATTGGTGACCCCACCGTTGAGCTGGGTTCCAACTGCGGCAACTGCGCCACCGCCATAGCCCTGTTCGCAGTCCAGACGGGCATCGTTCCCGCCCGGGACGGCATGACCAAGGTCCGCATGCGCCACGTCACTTCCGGCGCGGTCCTCAGCGGGGCGGTTCCCACCCCCCGGGGCCGCATTCCCAAGTCCGGCCTGGCCCGGGTTCCCGGCAGCAGCGCGGCCGGTGTTCCCGTCAGCCTCTCGTTCCACGGCCCCTGGGGCCAGAACACCGGTGCACTCCTGCCTACCGGCAACCCGGTGGAGCAGCTCCAAGTGAACGGCCGGACACTGGACGCAACGATGGTGGACGCCGGCGCCCCTGCCGTGCTCCTCGCAGCCGACCAGGCCGGCGTCGATCTTTCCTCAATGACGGACAACCTCGCCGCCCAACTGCCGGACCTCATCGCGGCACGGGCATCAGCCGGCCTCATCATGGGGCTGCGGAAGCCCGAGGATCCGCCGCAGAACGCGGTCCCGAAAGTCGGGGTCGTGGCTCCTGCCGGCGACTACACCGCCGCGGACGGAACAACCATCAGCGCCGGCAGCCACGACGTGCGGGTGCGGATGCTGTCCATGCTCGCGCCGCACCCGGCCATCGGCCTCACCTCAGCGGTGGCAGTCGCCCTGGCGGCCTCGCAGCCGTCATCGGTGGTAGCCGCCGCGGCGGGCCAATCGCCCTCCACCGGCACCGGAACCCCCCGCTTGCTGCGGGTCGGGACGCCCGCCGGCGTGATCACCGCCGAAATCATCACCGATGACACCGGCGCTGTCAGCGAAGTGGCCCTCCACCGGGCAGCCCGCCACATCGCCACCGCAGACATCGATGTGGCCCCGGCCGCCGAGCTGTCCGCCTAA
- a CDS encoding LysR family transcriptional regulator yields the protein MAILDLHRLHVLREVGRSGSLTSAAAALSFTTSAVSQQIAKLEQEMGVVLIERHPRGVVLTEAGHALLHYADDIDRTVEAARAEMGEFAGLRRGQLRLGTFPTGGASLMPDVVLAFRARHPDVAVTVVSARRDGLLERLRRREIELTLLWDYPWQQIEDPDLALVRLTNDPTVLLVPREHPIAKLGSVRIGALSDQEWVVRDEHPVADVLSRVCRDAGFEPRIAFAANDYQETQGMVAAGIGIALAPRLALTALRPDVVAVPLAGAPKRRILLAHLENRRLSPAAQQATKVFRSIAKGAAS from the coding sequence ATGGCAATCCTCGATCTCCACCGGCTCCACGTGCTCCGCGAGGTGGGCCGGTCCGGCTCCCTGACCTCCGCTGCGGCCGCCCTTTCCTTCACCACCTCGGCCGTCTCGCAGCAAATCGCGAAACTCGAGCAGGAGATGGGCGTGGTGCTGATCGAGCGCCACCCCCGGGGCGTGGTGCTCACCGAAGCGGGCCACGCCCTGCTGCACTATGCCGATGACATCGACAGGACCGTGGAAGCTGCCCGCGCCGAAATGGGGGAGTTTGCGGGCCTCCGGCGGGGCCAGCTCCGGCTGGGGACCTTTCCCACCGGCGGGGCTTCCCTGATGCCGGACGTGGTGCTGGCCTTTCGTGCCCGCCATCCGGACGTGGCCGTGACCGTGGTCAGCGCCCGCCGCGACGGCCTGCTGGAGCGGTTGCGGCGGAGGGAAATCGAACTGACGCTGCTGTGGGACTATCCCTGGCAGCAGATCGAGGACCCCGACCTGGCACTGGTCCGGCTGACCAACGATCCCACGGTGCTGCTGGTGCCGCGGGAGCACCCCATCGCAAAACTGGGCTCGGTCCGCATCGGCGCCTTGAGTGACCAGGAATGGGTGGTGCGCGACGAGCACCCCGTGGCCGACGTCCTCAGCCGGGTATGCCGGGACGCCGGGTTCGAGCCGCGGATCGCCTTCGCCGCCAACGATTACCAGGAGACCCAGGGCATGGTGGCCGCCGGCATCGGTATTGCCCTGGCTCCCAGGCTGGCGCTCACGGCCCTGCGCCCCGATGTGGTGGCCGTCCCGCTCGCCGGGGCACCGAAGCGGCGCATCCTCCTCGCCCACTTGGAAAACCGGAGGCTGAGCCCCGCCGCGCAGCAGGCAACCAAGGTATTCCGGTCCATCGCCAAGGGCGCGGCTTCCTGA
- a CDS encoding NtaA/DmoA family FMN-dependent monooxygenase (This protein belongs to a clade of FMN-dependent monooxygenases, within a broader family of flavin-dependent oxidoreductases, the luciferase-like monooxygenase (LMM) family, some of whose members use coenzyme F420 rather than FMN.), whose amino-acid sequence MTQHNRAKSDVFVPSGQIQFGAFFQGVNSGTIWKAAESGSQTDFESFRRIAQTAERGLFAAFFLGEGLRLREHLGRPHALDVVGRPDAQTMLAALASVTRNIGLVATQNTTYNDPADLAHRLASLDLVSGGRAAWNIVTTDNAWTGANFRRGGYLDHADRYKHAEAFVETAKRIWDSWETSDCPARRVVHEGRHYTVDVTPRLPRSAQHRPVLFQAGDSPEGRNFAARQADVIFSAHPKFDNAVEFRKDLVERSIAAGRGANAVQIMPASEFILAATAAEAAEKKEWVRNLQIGPQQAIAYLEQFWGRELSGYDPDGPLPEIDPVVEETSETRGSGFHGAKARQLADQWRAEAKDKGLSIRQFVISKTARIDSTFTGSYTAVADQLAEYARVGAVDGFNISPWLIPTGLDDIVNHLVPELQERGVYPTEYRGSTLREHLGLEAPERTADQAAEVVHA is encoded by the coding sequence ATGACGCAGCACAACCGTGCTAAATCCGACGTTTTTGTGCCGAGCGGCCAGATCCAGTTCGGCGCCTTCTTCCAGGGAGTCAACTCCGGCACCATCTGGAAGGCGGCGGAATCCGGCTCGCAGACGGACTTTGAATCCTTCCGCCGCATCGCCCAGACCGCCGAGCGCGGGCTCTTCGCAGCGTTCTTCCTGGGGGAGGGGCTGCGCCTCCGGGAGCACCTGGGCCGCCCGCACGCCCTGGACGTAGTGGGCCGGCCGGACGCGCAGACCATGCTCGCCGCCCTGGCGTCGGTGACCAGGAATATCGGGCTGGTGGCCACCCAGAACACCACGTACAACGATCCCGCTGACCTGGCGCACCGGCTCGCGTCCCTGGACCTGGTCTCCGGCGGCCGCGCCGCGTGGAACATCGTGACCACCGACAACGCCTGGACCGGCGCGAACTTCCGGCGCGGCGGCTACCTGGACCACGCCGACCGGTACAAGCACGCCGAAGCGTTCGTGGAGACGGCCAAACGGATCTGGGACTCGTGGGAGACATCTGACTGCCCCGCCCGGCGGGTGGTCCATGAGGGCCGGCACTACACGGTGGACGTCACGCCGAGGCTGCCGCGCAGCGCCCAGCACCGGCCGGTGCTGTTCCAGGCCGGCGATTCGCCGGAGGGCCGGAACTTTGCCGCCCGCCAGGCTGACGTGATCTTCTCGGCGCACCCCAAGTTCGACAACGCCGTGGAGTTCCGCAAGGACCTTGTGGAGCGGTCCATCGCCGCCGGCCGTGGGGCCAACGCCGTGCAGATCATGCCGGCCAGCGAGTTCATCCTCGCGGCCACTGCTGCGGAAGCGGCGGAGAAGAAGGAGTGGGTGCGGAACCTGCAGATCGGCCCGCAGCAAGCCATCGCCTACCTGGAGCAGTTCTGGGGCCGCGAGCTGTCCGGCTACGATCCGGACGGGCCGCTGCCGGAGATCGATCCCGTGGTGGAGGAGACCTCGGAGACCCGCGGCAGCGGCTTCCACGGGGCCAAGGCGCGGCAGCTGGCGGACCAGTGGCGGGCCGAAGCCAAGGACAAAGGGCTGTCCATCCGGCAGTTCGTCATCTCCAAGACGGCCCGCATCGATTCCACCTTCACCGGTTCCTACACGGCTGTGGCGGACCAGCTGGCCGAGTACGCGCGCGTCGGTGCGGTGGACGGGTTCAACATCTCGCCGTGGCTGATTCCCACCGGCCTGGACGACATCGTGAATCACCTCGTGCCGGAGCTGCAGGAACGCGGCGTGTACCCCACCGAGTACCGGGGCAGCACGCTGCGCGAGCACCTGGGGCTGGAGGCGCCGGAGCGCACCGCGGACCAAGCTGCCGAGGTGGTCCACGCCTGA
- a CDS encoding DUF1684 domain-containing protein, protein MSTASTGTALESFETDWQEWHAAHERQRAQPHGFLAVTHLHWLGDEATRLEGAPGTWSVESDVVRVVLEPGDSLQRDGRELNTPSGASLEFGPIEERGDINLVSGDTVIEVARRGGEYIVRPRHPSNVLLQQYQGTPAYSPDAAYAVRGTYVPFEAPRPTTVGAAVEGIQHVYQAPGEIRFTLAGQELALTAFNGHAPGSLSVLFTDQTSGKTTYAANRSLSVVPAADGSVLLDFNRAVNLPCAYTDLATCPLPPSENQLPVAVEAGEKIPYERQDQQ, encoded by the coding sequence ATGAGCACAGCATCCACGGGCACCGCCCTTGAATCCTTCGAAACCGACTGGCAGGAGTGGCACGCGGCCCACGAACGGCAGCGGGCGCAGCCGCACGGCTTCCTGGCCGTGACCCACCTGCACTGGCTGGGCGACGAGGCCACCCGGCTGGAAGGTGCCCCCGGCACCTGGAGTGTGGAGTCCGACGTCGTCCGCGTGGTTTTGGAGCCCGGCGACAGCCTGCAGCGGGACGGCAGGGAGCTGAACACCCCTTCCGGCGCATCGCTGGAGTTCGGCCCGATCGAGGAACGCGGCGACATCAACCTGGTCTCCGGAGACACAGTCATAGAGGTGGCAAGGCGCGGCGGCGAGTACATCGTGCGGCCGCGTCATCCTTCGAATGTGCTGCTTCAGCAGTACCAGGGCACGCCCGCCTACTCGCCGGACGCCGCCTACGCGGTCCGTGGAACCTACGTGCCGTTCGAGGCCCCGCGGCCCACCACCGTGGGTGCCGCCGTCGAGGGCATCCAGCACGTGTACCAGGCACCTGGCGAGATCCGCTTCACGCTGGCCGGCCAGGAGCTGGCGCTGACCGCATTCAACGGGCACGCCCCCGGCTCGCTGTCCGTGCTGTTCACGGACCAAACCTCGGGCAAGACCACATACGCGGCCAACCGCTCGCTCTCGGTGGTGCCCGCCGCCGACGGCTCCGTGCTGCTGGACTTCAACCGCGCCGTGAACCTGCCCTGCGCGTACACCGATCTGGCCACCTGCCCGCTGCCGCCGTCCGAAAACCAGCTGCCTGTGGCCGTCGAGGCCGGCGAAAAGATTCCCTACGAACGTCAGGACCAGCAGTGA
- a CDS encoding SLC13 family permease — translation MTATQIIPLVILVVMFIVATKWPLNIGVMGLVASFGVGYFMLGLTDSEILSEFPATIVLTIIGVTYFFSMAQRNGTIDIIVQAFVRLVRGRAMLLPWVFFLMAAALTSLGTFSPAAVALLAPAAMGFAYESRLHPVLVGAFIINGAHAGGFSPLSVAGVLVQNIASKNGFPVSPMALFAASFALNLILSVLTIIAFVLMRRQHDSHGGAGMLQGPATVTRPHGQQVLTLVLILGLLVCTLGFHMPIGFVALSAGLLLALVNIKEHRTFISGISWSTVLLVAGMITYVSLLQRVGVIDTLAQQALALGAPLLIALVLCYVIGIGSAFASSTALLTAFIPMAGPLLATSSLSASGTVASLAVAATVVDVSPFSTDGALVVANARDDDRQRVYRQLMFYAGAVVLVAPAMAWALLVPTGIL, via the coding sequence ATGACAGCCACCCAGATCATCCCGCTCGTCATCCTGGTGGTGATGTTCATCGTTGCCACCAAGTGGCCGCTGAACATTGGCGTGATGGGCCTGGTGGCCTCGTTCGGCGTCGGCTACTTCATGCTTGGGCTGACCGACAGCGAAATCCTTTCCGAGTTTCCGGCCACCATCGTCCTGACGATCATCGGCGTCACCTACTTCTTCAGCATGGCCCAGCGGAACGGCACCATCGACATCATTGTCCAGGCATTCGTGCGCCTGGTCAGGGGACGGGCAATGCTGCTGCCCTGGGTTTTCTTCCTCATGGCCGCCGCGTTGACGTCCCTTGGCACTTTCTCTCCCGCCGCCGTCGCGCTCCTTGCCCCGGCGGCCATGGGCTTCGCCTACGAGTCGCGCCTCCACCCCGTGCTCGTGGGGGCCTTCATCATCAACGGCGCGCACGCCGGCGGCTTTTCTCCGCTGTCCGTGGCGGGAGTCCTGGTCCAAAACATTGCGTCGAAGAACGGCTTCCCGGTTTCCCCGATGGCGCTGTTCGCCGCCAGCTTCGCGCTCAACCTCATCCTGTCCGTGCTGACCATCATCGCCTTCGTCCTCATGCGCCGGCAGCATGATTCCCACGGCGGCGCCGGCATGCTTCAAGGCCCCGCCACAGTCACCCGCCCCCACGGCCAGCAGGTCCTCACCCTGGTCCTGATCCTGGGGCTGCTGGTGTGCACCCTGGGCTTTCACATGCCGATTGGGTTCGTGGCCCTCTCCGCCGGCCTCCTGCTGGCGCTGGTCAACATCAAAGAGCACCGCACCTTCATCAGCGGCATTTCCTGGTCCACGGTCCTGCTCGTGGCGGGGATGATCACCTACGTCTCGCTGCTGCAGCGCGTCGGCGTCATCGACACGTTGGCCCAACAGGCACTGGCCCTGGGCGCACCCCTGCTCATCGCACTTGTCCTCTGCTACGTCATCGGCATCGGTTCGGCCTTTGCGTCATCCACCGCGCTGCTCACGGCATTCATCCCCATGGCCGGTCCGCTCCTGGCCACCAGCAGCCTCAGCGCCTCCGGAACCGTCGCTTCCCTGGCCGTCGCCGCGACGGTTGTGGACGTTTCGCCGTTCTCCACCGACGGCGCCCTGGTGGTGGCCAACGCCCGGGACGACGACCGGCAGCGGGTCTACCGCCAGCTCATGTTTTATGCCGGGGCGGTTGTCCTGGTTGCCCCTGCCATGGCATGGGCACTCCTTGTGCCTACAGGCATCCTCTAG
- a CDS encoding LysR family transcriptional regulator produces MLNVKRLELLLDVVELGSVTAAGAKHGYSPSGVSQQLRRLEAEVGQPLLQRHTRGMVPTEAGHVLASHTRRILRQLAAAESDLAGIAGLGRGSVTMGTFPTLGGSFLPLVISRFKKQYPAIELRVRSSRFEELVEMLENGQVGLSLLWDYEWDRIQPETFALTTVFEDATVLIVGKEHRLARRKQVAMADLSAEEWIVRGDEHPVVEVLHRSSEAAGFTPRIAFEANDYQEAQAMASVGLGIALAPRTAVVNKHPGVSILSLGASAPSRRILLAHRHERVRAAAEIAFQGTLLDVAKDPGAAF; encoded by the coding sequence ATGCTTAACGTAAAAAGACTGGAATTGCTTCTTGATGTCGTCGAACTGGGATCGGTCACCGCTGCGGGAGCCAAACACGGATACTCCCCATCGGGCGTTTCCCAGCAGCTGAGGCGGCTTGAGGCGGAAGTAGGGCAACCACTGCTGCAGCGGCACACCAGGGGAATGGTGCCTACTGAGGCCGGCCACGTCCTGGCGTCGCATACCCGCCGGATCCTTCGGCAGTTGGCTGCGGCGGAGTCGGACCTGGCGGGAATCGCGGGGTTGGGCCGCGGCTCAGTCACCATGGGAACCTTCCCCACTTTGGGCGGTTCCTTCCTGCCGCTGGTCATCAGCCGCTTCAAGAAGCAATACCCCGCCATCGAGCTGCGCGTGCGCAGCAGCCGCTTTGAGGAACTCGTTGAGATGCTCGAAAACGGCCAGGTGGGGCTGTCGCTGTTGTGGGACTACGAGTGGGACAGGATCCAGCCGGAAACCTTCGCCCTCACCACTGTCTTTGAGGATGCAACCGTCCTGATCGTCGGTAAGGAGCACCGGCTTGCCCGCCGCAAGCAGGTGGCTATGGCCGACCTCTCGGCGGAGGAATGGATAGTGCGTGGGGACGAGCATCCCGTCGTTGAAGTACTGCATAGAAGCTCCGAGGCTGCGGGATTCACCCCGCGCATTGCCTTCGAGGCGAACGACTATCAGGAAGCCCAGGCGATGGCCAGCGTTGGGCTGGGGATCGCACTGGCCCCGCGGACGGCCGTCGTAAACAAACATCCCGGCGTGAGCATCCTCTCCCTTGGCGCCAGTGCGCCGTCCCGCCGGATCCTCCTGGCGCACCGCCACGAGAGGGTCCGCGCTGCCGCGGAGATTGCCTTCCAGGGCACGCTCCTGGACGTCGCCAAGGATCCGGGCGCGGCCTTCTAG
- a CDS encoding serine hydrolase domain-containing protein codes for MTSPHPALPVPRNTTALLVLRDGATVLELGDTARASYVASVRKSLLSILFGIQVEAGTVSLDDTLGALGIDDTGSLLPLEKTARLRHLLTSRSGVYHPPSSPGSDEDAFPPRGTKTPGQYFVYNNWDFNAAGAIFEKAGGLTVFEAFEKYLAGPLGLSDYDPRRQRMLGDPGKSAFPAYHFFLSARDLAKIGLLMAAGGQWEGRQLVHREWVRESLAPHVRRADMAPATGFGTCDYGYLWWLPRETGPQWEGAFLAAGNYGQFLLVLPAIGSVIVHRRFVSDRFAIARNTRAVGAPAASPAPVTHAEFTDLARALVAGPLAR; via the coding sequence GTGACCTCCCCGCACCCCGCCTTGCCTGTCCCCCGGAACACCACAGCCCTGCTGGTCCTCCGGGATGGGGCAACCGTCCTTGAACTCGGCGACACCGCCCGGGCCAGCTACGTCGCCTCGGTGCGCAAAAGCCTGCTCTCCATCCTCTTCGGCATCCAGGTGGAAGCCGGCACTGTCAGCCTGGATGACACGTTGGGCGCGCTGGGGATCGATGACACCGGCAGCCTGCTCCCCCTCGAGAAGACAGCGAGGCTCCGCCACCTCCTGACGTCGCGGTCGGGGGTCTACCACCCACCGTCCAGCCCCGGCAGTGATGAGGACGCCTTTCCGCCACGCGGCACGAAGACGCCGGGGCAGTACTTCGTCTACAACAACTGGGATTTCAACGCCGCGGGCGCCATCTTCGAGAAGGCCGGCGGCCTGACCGTCTTCGAGGCGTTCGAGAAGTACCTGGCCGGTCCGTTGGGGCTGAGCGACTACGACCCCCGCCGCCAGCGGATGCTCGGCGACCCCGGAAAGTCCGCTTTTCCGGCCTACCACTTCTTCCTCTCCGCCCGGGACCTGGCCAAGATCGGGCTGCTAATGGCGGCCGGCGGGCAATGGGAGGGCCGGCAGCTTGTGCACCGGGAGTGGGTCAGGGAAAGCCTGGCACCGCACGTGAGGCGCGCGGACATGGCGCCGGCCACCGGTTTCGGCACCTGCGACTACGGCTACCTGTGGTGGCTGCCCCGGGAAACCGGCCCCCAATGGGAGGGCGCGTTCCTGGCGGCGGGCAACTACGGCCAGTTCCTCCTGGTCCTGCCGGCCATCGGCAGCGTCATCGTCCACCGCCGCTTCGTCAGCGACCGCTTTGCCATCGCCCGGAACACCCGCGCCGTAGGTGCCCCGGCGGCGTCCCCGGCTCCGGTCACGCACGCCGAATTCACGGACCTGGCCCGCGCGCTGGTGGCCGGTCCCCTTGCCCGGTAG
- the dctA gene encoding C4-dicarboxylate transporter DctA encodes MKIKSILGHLYVQVLIGVALGVVVGALWPDLGSSLKPIGDGFVKLVKFMIAPIVFCTIVGGITSLRDTKKVGPTLIRSLGLFYALTALALALGLAAVTLFQPGAGMHIDPTHLDSSVAQKYTTQLPSSNPVDFILSIIPTTFVGAFADGEVLPVLVIAMLCGFAFSKLGAPGQLALNVVNSFNKLLFIMFGYIMKVAPLGAFGAMAFTVGKYGAHSIGNLGMLILAFYAACIVFVAVGLGILAKVTGFSLWQILRYFKDEFLIVLATSSSEPVLPRLLSKLERIGCDRSVVGLVVPTGYSFNLTGTAIYLTLASMFIAQACDIHLSWGQILLMLGMMLLTSKGAAGVTGSGFVALVATLTVMPTLPVAGVALIVGIDRFMSEARALTSTVCNIVSCVAIAKWQGELDMAKLRSELQAGFVPTEAEKVQLAEPALAH; translated from the coding sequence ATGAAGATCAAATCCATCCTCGGACACCTGTATGTCCAGGTACTCATCGGAGTCGCCCTCGGCGTCGTTGTAGGCGCACTGTGGCCGGACCTCGGTTCCTCCCTCAAGCCGATCGGCGACGGCTTCGTGAAACTCGTGAAGTTCATGATCGCCCCCATCGTGTTCTGCACCATCGTGGGAGGCATCACCTCCCTGCGGGACACCAAGAAGGTGGGCCCCACCCTGATCCGGTCGCTGGGCCTCTTCTACGCACTGACCGCACTCGCCCTGGCCTTGGGCCTGGCCGCGGTGACACTGTTCCAGCCCGGGGCGGGCATGCACATCGATCCCACGCACCTGGACTCCTCGGTGGCGCAGAAGTACACCACTCAGCTGCCCAGCAGCAACCCTGTGGACTTCATCCTGAGCATCATTCCCACCACGTTCGTTGGCGCCTTCGCCGACGGTGAGGTCCTGCCCGTGCTGGTCATCGCCATGCTCTGCGGCTTCGCCTTCAGCAAGCTCGGCGCACCGGGCCAGCTGGCCCTGAACGTGGTCAACAGCTTCAACAAGCTGCTCTTCATCATGTTCGGCTACATCATGAAGGTAGCTCCCCTGGGTGCCTTCGGCGCCATGGCCTTCACCGTGGGCAAGTACGGTGCCCACTCCATCGGCAACCTCGGCATGCTGATCCTTGCCTTCTACGCCGCCTGCATCGTCTTCGTGGCGGTGGGCCTAGGCATCCTGGCCAAGGTGACCGGCTTCAGCCTGTGGCAGATCCTGCGCTACTTCAAGGACGAATTCCTGATCGTCCTGGCCACGTCCTCCAGCGAACCGGTCCTGCCGCGCCTGCTGTCCAAGCTCGAACGGATCGGCTGCGACCGCAGCGTTGTAGGCCTGGTGGTCCCCACCGGATACTCCTTCAACCTGACCGGCACGGCCATCTACCTCACCCTGGCCTCCATGTTCATCGCCCAGGCCTGCGACATCCACCTCAGCTGGGGCCAGATCCTGCTGATGCTCGGCATGATGCTGCTGACCTCCAAGGGTGCGGCCGGCGTCACCGGAAGCGGCTTCGTGGCCCTGGTGGCCACCCTGACGGTTATGCCCACCCTGCCCGTGGCCGGCGTGGCCCTCATCGTTGGCATCGACCGCTTCATGAGCGAGGCCCGCGCCCTCACCAGCACGGTCTGCAACATCGTCTCCTGCGTGGCAATCGCCAAGTGGCAGGGCGAGCTGGACATGGCCAAGCTCCGCTCCGAGCTCCAGGCGGGCTTCGTGCCCACCGAGGCGGAAAAGGTGCAGCTGGCCGAGCCCGCCCTGGCACACTAG
- a CDS encoding LLM class flavin-dependent oxidoreductase, which produces MSNIQGFLAIELDGAGWDGADLTRAVLVAESAGFHAATFTDAPAPGRTNALQRAAFAGPATRSIALVPEVDTVYTEPFHVSTQLASLDYVSGGRAGWIVTATESPEAAAAVGRPSVTGAALGQEAAASIEVSRRLWDSWEDDAVIRDVATGRYIDVDKLHYADFETPADFAGAGYSMKGPSIIPRPLQGQLPVLVPASLLDEVSADAVDGVLVSAPAAELLAAEVRDVRARVGASVAVIAELDVVLDARGQAAGSRVAPFDGGRAAFAGTVAGLTDFLESLLAEADGVRLHPASLFVDLEELGRLVLPELRRRGVLRAPVQDGTFRDLLGLERPASRYASATAAPHGAGK; this is translated from the coding sequence GTGAGCAATATTCAGGGTTTCCTTGCCATCGAGCTCGACGGCGCCGGCTGGGACGGTGCAGACCTCACCCGTGCCGTCCTGGTCGCCGAGTCCGCGGGCTTCCACGCGGCCACCTTCACGGACGCACCGGCTCCCGGCCGCACCAATGCGCTGCAGCGCGCCGCGTTCGCCGGACCGGCCACGCGGTCCATTGCCTTGGTTCCGGAGGTGGACACCGTCTACACCGAGCCGTTCCATGTCTCCACCCAGCTGGCGAGCCTGGACTATGTGTCCGGCGGCCGGGCCGGGTGGATCGTGACCGCAACCGAATCGCCTGAGGCTGCAGCCGCCGTCGGACGCCCTTCCGTGACCGGAGCCGCGCTGGGGCAGGAGGCGGCTGCCTCCATCGAGGTGTCCAGGCGGCTGTGGGACTCGTGGGAGGACGACGCCGTGATCCGGGACGTCGCCACCGGCCGGTACATCGACGTGGACAAGCTGCATTACGCGGATTTCGAGACGCCTGCCGATTTTGCTGGCGCCGGGTATTCGATGAAGGGGCCGTCCATCATTCCGCGGCCGCTTCAGGGGCAGCTGCCGGTGCTGGTGCCGGCGTCGCTGCTGGATGAAGTGTCAGCGGACGCGGTGGATGGCGTGCTGGTCTCCGCGCCGGCTGCCGAATTGCTGGCCGCCGAGGTCCGGGACGTGCGGGCCCGGGTGGGTGCCTCGGTGGCGGTGATCGCGGAGCTGGACGTCGTCCTGGACGCGCGCGGGCAGGCCGCAGGTTCGCGGGTTGCACCCTTCGACGGCGGCCGGGCGGCTTTCGCAGGTACTGTAGCCGGTCTCACCGACTTCCTGGAGTCCCTGTTGGCCGAGGCGGACGGCGTGCGCCTCCATCCGGCGTCGCTCTTTGTGGACCTGGAGGAACTGGGCCGTCTGGTCCTGCCGGAGCTGCGCCGCCGCGGTGTGCTCCGCGCGCCGGTACAGGACGGGACCTTTCGCGACCTGCTGGGACTGGAGCGCCCGGCCAGCCGTTACGCATCTGCTACTGCTGCGCCTCACGGTGCAGGAAAGTAA